A part of Flavobacteriaceae bacterium GSB9 genomic DNA contains:
- a CDS encoding M48 family metallopeptidase, translating to MKLKNTLIIIGIVALALSCATNPFTGKKTMALVPNSQLFPTAFAQYDQFLNENKVVKGTKEAEMITRVGQRIAVAAERWLNANGHQGYLADYKWEYNLVDDKTVNAWCMPGGKIVFYTGILPIAESETGVAAIMGHEVAHALANHGQQRMSAGMLQQLGAVAGNVAIQDEQSRNAFNQYYGVGSQLGVMLPFSRAHETEADKIGLYLMAIAGYNPNEAAELWKRMKANSGGQAPPEILSTHPSNDSRIANLEALAPKAIAEAKKFGITSFRE from the coding sequence ATGAAATTAAAAAACACTCTAATAATAATCGGTATTGTAGCACTTGCATTGTCATGCGCCACTAATCCTTTTACGGGTAAAAAAACGATGGCTTTAGTGCCAAATTCCCAATTGTTTCCTACAGCATTTGCTCAGTACGACCAATTTTTAAATGAAAATAAGGTTGTAAAAGGTACGAAAGAAGCCGAAATGATTACCCGAGTGGGGCAGCGAATTGCTGTGGCTGCAGAGCGGTGGTTAAATGCCAATGGGCATCAAGGATATTTAGCAGATTATAAATGGGAGTATAATTTAGTTGATGATAAAACTGTTAACGCTTGGTGTATGCCAGGAGGGAAAATAGTCTTTTACACAGGCATTTTACCAATAGCTGAGAGTGAAACTGGTGTAGCCGCAATTATGGGGCACGAGGTAGCACATGCGTTGGCAAACCACGGGCAACAACGCATGAGCGCCGGAATGCTACAGCAATTAGGGGCTGTGGCTGGAAATGTAGCCATTCAGGATGAGCAATCAAGAAATGCATTCAACCAATATTATGGCGTAGGGTCTCAATTGGGCGTAATGCTGCCTTTTAGTAGAGCCCACGAAACTGAAGCAGATAAAATAGGCTTGTATTTGATGGCCATTGCAGGCTATAACCCAAATGAAGCAGCAGAATTATGGAAGCGTATGAAAGCCAATAGTGGAGGGCAGGCTCCACCAGAAATTTTAAGTACCCACCCGTCAAATGATTCACGTATAGCTAACCTGGAGGCATTAGCGCCGAAAGCAATAGCCGAGGCAAAAAAATTCGGAATCACATCGTTTAGGGAATAA
- the msrB gene encoding peptide-methionine (R)-S-oxide reductase MsrB, which yields MKRIALFALLSLFLNCEGNTQKKKTPKFKVTKTETEWKSELTEMEFYVLRKAGTEPAFSSPLNKNYSAGTYVCAGCQTPLFKSEHKFDSGSGWPSFDREIKGNVAFSTDQKLGYPRTEEHCATCGGHLGHVFNDGPKNTTGKRHCINGVALDFIPKEK from the coding sequence ATGAAAAGAATAGCTCTATTTGCCCTACTATCTTTGTTTCTGAATTGCGAGGGTAATACACAAAAAAAGAAAACCCCAAAATTTAAGGTAACAAAAACCGAAACCGAGTGGAAATCTGAACTAACCGAAATGGAATTTTATGTTTTAAGAAAAGCTGGTACCGAACCCGCTTTTTCAAGTCCGTTGAACAAAAACTACAGTGCAGGCACTTATGTTTGTGCGGGCTGCCAAACGCCGCTATTTAAAAGCGAACACAAATTTGACTCGGGATCTGGGTGGCCAAGCTTCGATAGAGAAATTAAGGGTAATGTAGCGTTTTCTACAGACCAAAAGTTAGGCTACCCCCGTACAGAAGAACATTGCGCAACATGTGGCGGGCACCTGGGACACGTTTTTAATGACGGCCCCAAAAACACCACAGGAAAGCGCCACTGCATTAATGGTGTTGCCCTTGATTTTATTCCTAAAGAAAAATGA
- the aroQ gene encoding type II 3-dehydroquinate dehydratase, with amino-acid sequence MKKIMIINGPNLNLLGKREPNIYGSLTFTEFFETIKGKFSNVELSYYQSNIEGEIINKLHEVGFSYDGVILNAGAYTHTSIGIGDAIKGIETPVVEVHISNTFGREEFRHQSYISPNAKGVILGFGLQSYELAIQSFL; translated from the coding sequence ATGAAAAAAATAATGATTATCAATGGGCCCAACCTAAATTTATTAGGTAAACGTGAACCCAATATTTATGGCAGCCTGACCTTTACGGAGTTTTTTGAAACTATAAAAGGCAAATTTTCTAATGTTGAGCTTAGTTACTATCAATCGAATATAGAGGGCGAAATTATTAATAAATTACATGAAGTTGGGTTTAGCTACGATGGTGTTATTTTAAACGCAGGTGCCTATACGCATACTTCAATTGGTATAGGAGATGCCATTAAAGGCATTGAGACTCCAGTTGTAGAGGTTCATATTTCAAATACGTTTGGCAGAGAAGAATTTAGGCACCAATCATATATTTCGCCAAATGCTAAAGGAGTTATTTTAGGATTTGGATTGCAGAGCTATGAGTTGGCGATTCAGAGTTTTTTATAG
- a CDS encoding PorT family protein, which translates to MKKLFLLSIFAIFAIGSVNAQNFGVKAGADFASAKTKGDGFSVSVSETGFYIGAFAEIEVSESFNFQPEVLYVSIEDLDQIHIPLMAKFPISEEFNILAGPTLGIMLDSEDGMSSLNYGLEAGASYDISEEFFIEARYNLGLANLIEDAPSGYSVKLSGLFVGLGYKF; encoded by the coding sequence ATGAAAAAATTATTTTTACTATCGATTTTTGCGATATTCGCAATTGGGAGTGTTAATGCGCAAAATTTTGGAGTTAAAGCGGGAGCTGATTTTGCTTCAGCCAAAACTAAGGGAGACGGATTTAGTGTGTCAGTTTCTGAAACAGGGTTCTATATTGGTGCTTTTGCAGAAATAGAAGTTTCTGAATCTTTTAACTTTCAACCAGAGGTGCTTTATGTTTCTATAGAAGACCTTGATCAAATCCACATTCCATTGATGGCTAAATTTCCTATTTCTGAAGAATTCAACATTCTGGCAGGTCCGACTTTAGGAATCATGCTCGATTCTGAAGATGGTATGAGCTCTTTAAATTATGGTCTTGAGGCTGGTGCATCTTATGATATTTCTGAAGAATTTTTTATTGAAGCAAGATACAACTTGGGTTTAGCTAATCTTATTGAAGATGCACCAAGTGGCTATTCAGTTAAACTAAGTGGTTTGTTTGTAGGATTAGGATATAAGTTTTAA
- the lpdA gene encoding dihydrolipoyl dehydrogenase translates to MSKYDIIVLGSGPGGYVTAIRASQLGFKTAIVEKENLGGVCLNWGCIPTKALLKSAQVFEYLKHADDYGLNVKDAKHDFDAVVKRSRGVADGMSKGVQFLMKKNKIDVIEGYGKIKPGKKVDVDGTEYSADNIIIATGARSRELPSLPQDGEKVIGYREAMSLKKQPKKMIVVGSGAIGVEFAYFYNSMGTEVTIVEYLPNVVPVEDEDVSKQLERSFKKSGINIMTSAEVTSVDTSGKGVKATVKTKKGEEVLEADVILSAVGIKTNIENIGLEDVGIVVDRDKILVNDFYQTNIPGYYAIGDVTPGQALAHVASAEGILCVEKLAGHNVEPIDYGNIPGCTYCTPEIASVGLTEKAAKEKGYDIKVGKFPFSASGKASAGGNKEGFVKVIFDAKYGEWLGCHMIGAGVTDMIAEAVLGRKLETTGHEVLKAIHPHPTMSEAVMEAVAAAYDEVIHI, encoded by the coding sequence ATGAGTAAATACGATATTATTGTTCTTGGAAGTGGGCCTGGTGGTTATGTAACAGCTATTAGAGCATCACAATTGGGTTTTAAAACCGCTATAGTTGAAAAAGAAAATCTTGGAGGCGTATGTTTAAACTGGGGGTGTATTCCAACAAAAGCCCTTTTAAAATCGGCTCAAGTATTTGAATACCTGAAACATGCTGATGATTATGGTTTAAATGTAAAAGACGCTAAGCACGATTTTGATGCTGTTGTAAAACGAAGCCGCGGTGTTGCCGATGGTATGAGCAAGGGTGTTCAGTTTTTAATGAAGAAGAACAAAATAGACGTTATTGAAGGCTACGGAAAAATTAAACCAGGCAAAAAAGTTGATGTTGACGGCACAGAATACAGTGCTGATAATATTATAATCGCTACCGGAGCACGCTCTCGTGAATTACCAAGTTTACCACAAGATGGTGAAAAGGTAATCGGTTACCGTGAAGCTATGAGCCTTAAAAAACAACCTAAAAAAATGATTGTTGTTGGTTCTGGTGCAATTGGTGTTGAGTTTGCTTATTTCTACAATTCCATGGGAACCGAAGTTACCATTGTTGAGTATTTACCCAATGTAGTTCCTGTTGAAGACGAGGATGTTTCAAAACAATTGGAACGTTCGTTTAAGAAAAGCGGCATAAATATCATGACTTCTGCCGAAGTTACAAGTGTAGACACCTCTGGAAAAGGAGTGAAAGCTACCGTAAAAACTAAAAAAGGTGAAGAAGTTTTAGAAGCCGATGTTATTTTAAGTGCGGTTGGAATAAAAACCAATATTGAAAACATAGGTTTGGAAGACGTTGGTATTGTAGTAGACCGTGACAAGATTCTTGTCAACGATTTTTACCAAACCAACATTCCCGGATACTACGCCATTGGCGATGTTACTCCTGGTCAAGCATTAGCCCACGTTGCTTCTGCCGAAGGTATTTTATGTGTTGAAAAATTAGCAGGCCATAACGTTGAACCTATCGACTACGGAAATATTCCCGGTTGTACGTATTGCACACCAGAAATTGCCAGTGTAGGTTTAACTGAAAAAGCAGCCAAAGAAAAAGGATACGATATAAAAGTTGGAAAATTTCCATTCTCAGCCTCAGGTAAAGCCAGTGCCGGTGGAAACAAGGAAGGCTTTGTTAAAGTTATTTTTGATGCAAAATATGGTGAATGGTTAGGATGCCACATGATTGGTGCTGGAGTAACCGATATGATTGCTGAAGCCGTTTTGGGTAGAAAACTTGAAACTACGGGACATGAAGTATTAAAAGCAATTCACCCGCACCCAACTATGAGTGAGGCCGTAATGGAAGCCGTTGCTGCTGCTTATGATGAAGTGATTCATATTTAA
- a CDS encoding DUF1572 domain-containing protein: MKSYLSSIIKQLEYYKSLGDKTFSQLSFEDMQWQANEDSNSISIIVKHMAGNMLSRWTNFLTEDGEKSWRNRDDEFISSYLSKEELVASWESGWHCLFKALAPLNEKDLEQIIYIRNGGHTVLEAINRQLAHYAYHVGQIVFLGKLLKGNDWKSLSIPKGKSSGYNQEKFRNKKDKRHFTDDL; this comes from the coding sequence ATGAAAAGTTACTTATCCAGTATTATAAAGCAGCTTGAGTATTATAAAAGTTTAGGCGACAAAACTTTTAGCCAGCTTTCTTTTGAAGACATGCAATGGCAGGCTAACGAAGACTCTAATAGTATTTCTATTATTGTAAAACACATGGCAGGAAATATGTTGAGCAGATGGACCAATTTCTTAACTGAAGATGGTGAAAAATCGTGGCGAAATCGTGATGATGAATTTATTTCCAGTTACTTAAGTAAAGAAGAACTTGTAGCGTCGTGGGAAAGTGGTTGGCATTGTCTTTTTAAAGCTTTAGCGCCATTAAATGAAAAAGATTTAGAACAGATTATTTATATTCGAAATGGCGGACACACCGTTTTGGAAGCCATAAACAGGCAATTGGCACATTATGCTTATCATGTTGGGCAGATTGTGTTTTTGGGGAAACTTTTAAAAGGAAACGATTGGAAATCGCTCTCTATTCCCAAAGGAAAATCTTCTGGTTATAACCAAGAAAAATTCAGAAATAAAAAAGATAAACGCCATTTTACCGATGATTTATAA
- a CDS encoding NAD(P)/FAD-dependent oxidoreductase, whose product MNIPKTSYPRIVIIGGGFAGVALAKKLSKQEVQVVLLDKHNYHTFQPLLYQVSTGGLEPDSIAYPIRKILKDFPNFYFRLANVEEINTEKNKVVTNIGKLKFDYLVVASGSKTNYFGNSQIEKHSMAMKTIPQSLNLRSLILENFEDALLTSDLNERNALMNFVIVGGGPTGVELAGALAEIKKGILPKDYPDLDTRMAQIHIIQSGDCILKGMSDQASQKAEDFLEKLGVQIWKNVRVTNYDGKTVTTNTDLTFEAATVVWAAGVEGATIKGLDANEFVTRDNRVLVNTFNQVIGFEYIFAVGDIACMVTEEFPNGLPMMAQPAIQQGEQLGDNLLRLIEEKPMVPFSYKDKGSMATIGRNKAVVDLKRFKFQGVFAWYVWMFVHLFFLIGFRNRMVVFVNWVYNYVRFDREARLIIRPFKKQLKS is encoded by the coding sequence ATGAATATACCAAAAACAAGTTATCCGCGAATTGTTATTATTGGTGGCGGTTTTGCAGGTGTTGCATTGGCAAAAAAATTATCGAAACAAGAAGTTCAGGTAGTACTGCTAGATAAACATAACTATCATACTTTTCAGCCTTTATTATACCAGGTTTCTACAGGAGGGTTAGAACCAGACTCTATTGCATATCCCATTAGAAAAATATTGAAGGATTTTCCTAATTTTTATTTTAGACTTGCTAATGTAGAGGAAATAAATACGGAAAAAAATAAGGTAGTCACCAATATAGGTAAACTTAAGTTTGATTATTTGGTAGTGGCTTCGGGGTCTAAGACCAATTATTTTGGAAATTCTCAAATAGAAAAGCACAGTATGGCCATGAAAACCATACCACAATCTTTAAATTTAAGAAGTTTAATTTTAGAGAACTTTGAGGATGCGCTACTAACATCCGACCTTAATGAGCGCAATGCTTTAATGAACTTTGTTATTGTGGGAGGTGGACCTACAGGTGTTGAACTTGCTGGAGCCTTGGCCGAAATTAAAAAAGGTATCCTTCCGAAGGATTACCCCGACTTAGATACCCGTATGGCTCAAATACACATTATACAGTCTGGTGATTGTATTTTAAAAGGGATGAGCGATCAAGCTTCGCAAAAAGCTGAAGACTTTTTAGAAAAATTAGGGGTTCAAATATGGAAAAACGTTAGGGTTACCAATTATGACGGAAAAACCGTAACAACAAATACCGACTTAACTTTTGAAGCAGCCACGGTTGTTTGGGCTGCTGGTGTGGAAGGCGCTACCATTAAAGGTTTAGATGCTAATGAATTTGTAACCCGTGACAATAGGGTTTTAGTTAATACGTTTAACCAAGTTATTGGGTTCGAGTATATTTTTGCCGTAGGCGATATTGCTTGTATGGTTACCGAAGAATTTCCTAACGGGCTGCCAATGATGGCACAGCCCGCTATTCAGCAGGGGGAACAGTTGGGAGATAACCTGCTCAGGCTTATTGAAGAAAAACCTATGGTGCCTTTTAGTTATAAAGACAAAGGCTCTATGGCAACTATTGGCAGGAATAAAGCCGTAGTGGACCTAAAACGATTTAAATTTCAAGGGGTGTTTGCCTGGTATGTTTGGATGTTTGTACACCTGTTTTTTTTAATTGGATTTAGAAACCGTATGGTTGTTTTTGTAAACTGGGTATATAACTACGTGCGTTTCGATAGAGAAGCCCGACTCATTATTCGTCCGTTTAAAAAGCAGTTAAAATCCTAA
- a CDS encoding nuclear transport factor 2 family protein has product MKKHVIIIMMMLSIVMYSQKEKNGKIYSEHPAITAVEAMQQAFIKGDTVALADYLHDDFKAFNGMNDNPDSKGVSKEDMLKQSAFWVNNASYLSLERSKGAYPDALEYDKSGVWVQTWDQLKGVHNKTGVKLDMPIHRLFKVDDNNKILTMITYDDGTVFQELRQGFSTRTNGKLYDQHEYINTVRNMVAALEHGDTEKGFSLDYFTEDAKFTNLDMELDAFNTLEEEKENFTKMLEHWDIESIDVRGYPDYLEYERDNGKIVQSWWRFRVKRKSDGKKITVPVMFVHSFNDDGKIFHEAGYYTAAAMMKK; this is encoded by the coding sequence ATGAAAAAACATGTCATTATTATCATGATGATGCTCTCAATCGTCATGTATTCCCAAAAGGAAAAAAACGGAAAAATTTATAGCGAGCATCCTGCAATAACCGCGGTTGAAGCCATGCAGCAAGCCTTTATAAAGGGCGATACCGTAGCACTTGCTGATTATTTGCACGACGACTTCAAAGCATTTAACGGGATGAACGATAATCCAGATTCCAAAGGCGTATCGAAGGAAGATATGTTGAAACAGTCTGCTTTTTGGGTAAATAATGCCTCCTATTTAAGCCTTGAAAGATCAAAAGGCGCTTATCCTGATGCCCTGGAATACGATAAAAGTGGTGTTTGGGTTCAAACCTGGGATCAACTTAAAGGCGTTCATAATAAAACAGGGGTTAAACTAGATATGCCAATCCATAGGTTGTTTAAAGTTGATGACAACAATAAGATTTTAACGATGATAACCTATGATGATGGAACGGTTTTTCAAGAATTAAGACAAGGATTTTCTACCAGAACAAACGGAAAACTTTACGATCAGCACGAATACATTAATACTGTTCGTAACATGGTTGCTGCCTTAGAACATGGAGATACTGAAAAAGGTTTCAGCCTCGATTATTTTACAGAAGATGCCAAATTCACTAATTTAGATATGGAGCTCGATGCTTTCAATACTTTGGAAGAGGAAAAGGAAAATTTCACAAAAATGTTAGAGCATTGGGATATTGAATCTATTGATGTTCGCGGATATCCTGATTATTTAGAGTACGAAAGGGATAATGGAAAAATTGTTCAGTCTTGGTGGCGTTTTAGGGTAAAAAGAAAATCTGATGGTAAAAAAATAACCGTTCCTGTGATGTTTGTTCATAGCTTTAATGACGACGGAAAGATTTTTCATGAAGCAGGTTATTATACTGCTGCAGCCATGATGAAGAAATAA
- a CDS encoding PorT family protein → MKKLVLLLILSVFTINGINAQNDSGDFTLAPQLGLNLSNYSSNEDLSNKIRTAFNVGVLGEYYFNDRWSLRSGLLYDSKGTKLTQSGNDYIDKLNYVALPLHVNWHFGSSRNWFLNFGPTLGFLVSAKADTPDGEFDIKDQLDSTFDIGLGVGIGYKFYVSNDTEFYIQYQGYNGFINIIDVDFNLTNATSAFNIGVIFMP, encoded by the coding sequence ATGAAAAAACTAGTACTGTTATTGATTTTATCAGTTTTTACAATTAACGGCATTAATGCTCAGAACGACTCGGGAGATTTTACCTTAGCACCTCAATTGGGGCTAAACTTATCGAATTATTCAAGTAATGAAGATTTGAGTAACAAGATAAGAACAGCCTTTAATGTTGGTGTGTTGGGAGAATATTACTTTAACGACCGATGGAGTTTGCGTTCGGGGTTACTATATGATTCAAAAGGAACAAAGCTTACACAGTCGGGTAACGATTATATTGACAAATTAAATTATGTCGCATTACCACTTCACGTTAACTGGCATTTTGGATCATCCAGAAATTGGTTTCTTAATTTTGGACCTACTCTAGGGTTTTTGGTTAGTGCAAAGGCAGATACCCCAGATGGTGAATTTGATATTAAAGATCAATTAGATAGTACTTTCGATATAGGTTTAGGTGTTGGTATTGGTTATAAGTTTTATGTTTCTAATGATACTGAGTTTTATATTCAATATCAAGGTTACAATGGTTTTATCAATATTATTGATGTCGATTTTAATCTTACAAATGCCACTTCAGCATTTAATATCGGTGTTATATTTATGCCATAA
- the xerD gene encoding site-specific tyrosine recombinase XerD: MKWQNALKDYQLYLKIERGLSPNSISNYALDVKKLISFTEENEITISPIDIHTATIQNFIYHTAKKVNARSQSRLISGLRSFFDYLVFEDYRKDNPLELIESPKTGRKLPDTLSEEEIDQIIKAIDLSKPEGERNRAILETLYGCGLRVSELTNLKISDLFFEEGFIKVSGKGNKQRFVPIVSLTQKYINIYLKSVRPHVKIQPGFEDTLFLNRRGKQLTRAMIFTIIKQLAEKIGLKKNISPHTFRHSFATHLLQNNADLRSIQLMLGHESITTTEIYVHLDKNHLTNVVEQFHPRK; the protein is encoded by the coding sequence ATGAAATGGCAAAATGCACTAAAAGATTACCAACTCTATTTAAAAATAGAACGCGGCCTATCGCCCAACTCTATTTCCAATTATGCGCTAGATGTAAAAAAACTTATTTCGTTTACTGAAGAAAATGAAATAACCATATCGCCAATTGATATTCACACAGCTACTATTCAAAATTTTATTTATCATACGGCAAAAAAGGTTAATGCGCGGTCACAATCTAGGTTAATTTCGGGGTTACGGAGTTTTTTTGATTATTTAGTTTTTGAAGATTACCGAAAAGACAACCCACTAGAACTCATCGAATCGCCTAAAACGGGCAGAAAACTACCGGACACATTGTCTGAAGAAGAGATTGACCAAATCATTAAAGCTATTGACTTAAGCAAACCTGAGGGCGAAAGAAACCGTGCCATTCTGGAAACACTTTATGGCTGTGGGCTCCGCGTAAGCGAGCTTACAAACCTAAAGATATCGGACCTGTTTTTTGAAGAGGGCTTCATTAAAGTTTCGGGAAAAGGAAACAAACAGCGCTTTGTTCCTATTGTAAGCTTAACACAAAAATACATCAACATTTATCTTAAATCGGTTAGGCCACACGTAAAAATACAACCTGGTTTTGAGGACACCCTATTTTTAAACCGACGCGGCAAACAGCTAACCCGAGCTATGATCTTCACGATAATAAAACAGTTGGCTGAAAAAATCGGACTTAAGAAAAACATATCGCCACACACTTTTAGGCATTCATTCGCCACCCATTTACTGCAAAACAATGCCGACCTCCGCTCAATACAACTCATGTTAGGACATGAAAGTATAACTACAACAGAGATTTATGTGCATTTAGACAAGAACCATTTAACAAACGTTGTTGAGCAATTTCACCCGAGGAAATAG
- a CDS encoding MFS transporter: MDNLKKGSKKLLNAWAFYDWANSVYTLTIASSIFPIFYSALFVSTVSEIKTVWAFGFEFKSTALITFVTAFTFLVVSVMSPLLSGIADYVGNKMNFLKFFCYVGSVGCIGLYWFDISPSGIHLSLLFYFMGLIGYWGSLVFYNSYLPDIAFPEQQDSISAKGFSMGYIGSVILLLINLGMVMTQDGGEAKMQMMRYSFITVGIWWALFSQYTFYYLPKGTSSGHKVTSKVVLNGFKELKQVWRQLKQNLRLKRYLYAFFVFSMAVQTIMLVAVYFGEEEISWANTDEKTTGLITSILVIQLLAILGAILTSRASAKFGNIKALIGVNFIWMSLCFYAYFMKTPMDFYIAAGIVGLVMGGVQSLARSTYSKFLPETDDTTSYFSFYDVAEKIGIVIGMVIFASIDQITGTMRNAILFLFIFFLFGIILLFRVPKNASEK, from the coding sequence ATGGACAATTTAAAAAAGGGAAGTAAAAAACTTCTTAACGCATGGGCTTTTTATGACTGGGCCAACTCGGTATATACATTAACCATTGCATCTTCAATTTTTCCTATTTTTTACTCGGCTTTGTTTGTTTCAACGGTATCTGAAATTAAAACCGTATGGGCCTTTGGTTTTGAGTTTAAAAGTACGGCACTTATCACTTTTGTTACAGCGTTTACCTTTTTGGTGGTTTCGGTAATGTCGCCTTTGCTTTCGGGTATTGCCGATTATGTGGGAAACAAAATGAATTTTTTGAAGTTTTTCTGTTATGTGGGTAGCGTGGGGTGTATTGGTCTTTATTGGTTTGATATTTCTCCCAGCGGTATACATTTAAGTTTGCTCTTTTACTTTATGGGGCTTATAGGCTATTGGGGGAGTTTGGTGTTTTATAATTCTTATTTGCCAGATATAGCGTTTCCCGAGCAGCAAGATAGTATCAGTGCCAAAGGGTTTTCAATGGGCTACATAGGCAGTGTAATTTTGCTTCTTATCAACTTGGGTATGGTGATGACGCAAGATGGGGGCGAAGCAAAAATGCAAATGATGCGCTATTCGTTTATAACCGTCGGTATTTGGTGGGCGTTATTTAGTCAATATACTTTTTATTATTTGCCCAAAGGAACATCTTCAGGACATAAAGTAACCTCAAAAGTTGTTCTTAACGGTTTTAAAGAATTGAAACAAGTTTGGAGGCAGCTAAAACAAAACTTAAGGTTGAAGCGTTATTTGTATGCCTTTTTTGTGTTCAGTATGGCTGTACAGACTATTATGCTTGTTGCCGTTTATTTTGGAGAGGAAGAAATTTCTTGGGCTAATACAGATGAAAAAACAACGGGGTTAATAACAAGTATTTTGGTTATTCAATTATTGGCAATCCTTGGTGCTATTTTAACATCCAGGGCATCAGCAAAATTTGGAAATATAAAAGCGTTAATAGGGGTAAACTTTATATGGATGAGCTTGTGTTTTTACGCTTATTTTATGAAAACTCCTATGGATTTCTACATAGCAGCTGGAATTGTTGGTTTGGTGATGGGCGGCGTACAGTCTTTGGCGCGATCTACATACTCAAAGTTTTTGCCTGAAACAGATGATACCACTTCTTATTTTAGTTTTTATGATGTAGCCGAAAAGATAGGTATTGTTATTGGTATGGTGATTTTTGCATCTATAGACCAAATAACTGGGACCATGCGTAATGCCATTCTGTTTTTGTTTATCTTCTTTCTATTTGGGATAATACTCTTGTTTAGGGTCCCAAAAAATGCGTCAGAAAAGTAA